A single genomic interval of candidate division WOR-3 bacterium harbors:
- a CDS encoding response regulator encodes MKSKREILIVDDDVDFVEATKIVLEKSGYHVETCLSAEACLEKLKTIDPDLIIMDVMMETDHSGFDLCREIKRNLKTKDIPVLMLTAVEEKYPMNFESAAGDETWLPVDGYIDKPVEAGVLLERINKLLS; translated from the coding sequence GTGAAGTCTAAGAGAGAAATTCTGATAGTGGACGATGATGTTGATTTCGTAGAGGCCACAAAAATCGTTTTGGAGAAAAGTGGCTATCATGTTGAAACGTGCCTGTCTGCGGAGGCATGTCTTGAAAAATTGAAGACAATTGACCCCGATCTAATCATCATGGACGTCATGATGGAAACCGATCATTCCGGATTTGACCTTTGCCGAGAAATCAAACGGAATTTGAAGACCAAAGATATCCCGGTTCTCATGTTGACCGCCGTGGAGGAGAAATATCCGATGAATTTTGAAAGTGCTGCCGGTGACGAAACCTGGCTGCCAGTTGACGGTTACATTGACAAACCAGTTGAGGCCGGTGTGCTGCTGGAACGTATTAATAAATTACTGAGTTAA